The following nucleotide sequence is from Pseudomonadota bacterium.
TCAAGACGGTTCTGAGCGAACGCCTCAGGCAGCAGGCGGCCGAAGCTACCGAGGAATCGCACGATGGCTAACCCACAGATCAAAGCGCGGGGAAACCGCAGGCGCCTTCAGGGCAGGGTCGTCAACGATACGTCAAAACCAGGGCGCGCCCAAAAGACATTGGTCGTGGAAGTCGTTCGCCGTTACCGCGATCCGGTCTACGGCAAGTACGTGAAGCGTCGCAAGTGCTATCACGCCCATGACGAGGCCAACGAGTACCGGACCCGCGACCTGGTGGAGATTCGTGAGAGTCGTCCGCTATCGAAAACCAAGCGCTGGGTCGCTTGTCGTTTGATCGAACGCCCGGAGGAGGTCTAGCGGTGATTCAGGTCGAATCCGAGCTCGATGTCGCCGACAACAGCGGTGCGAAACGGGTGCGTTGCCTGAAGGTGCTTGGCGGTTCGCGCAGGCGCTACGCAGGGCTTGGCGACCTGATCGTCGTTTCGGTCAAGGAGGCCTTGCCGGCAGCGAAGGTCAAGAAGGGCGATGTGACCAAGGCGGTGGTAGTTCGTACGGCGCGCGAGTATCTACGCTCGGACGGATCCTATATTAAGTTTGATACAAACAGCGCCGTGATCATCAACAACCAGCTGGAACCCGTCGGCACTCGAATATTCGGTCCGGTGGCACGCGAGCTCAGAGCGAGACGCTTCATGAAGATCGTTTCGCTCGCCCCGGAGGTCGTGTGATGGCGCTGCGTGTCAAGAAGGGCGACACCGTGCAGG
It contains:
- the rpsQ gene encoding 30S ribosomal protein S17, producing the protein MANPQIKARGNRRRLQGRVVNDTSKPGRAQKTLVVEVVRRYRDPVYGKYVKRRKCYHAHDEANEYRTRDLVEIRESRPLSKTKRWVACRLIERPEEV
- the rplN gene encoding 50S ribosomal protein L14 — its product is MIQVESELDVADNSGAKRVRCLKVLGGSRRRYAGLGDLIVVSVKEALPAAKVKKGDVTKAVVVRTAREYLRSDGSYIKFDTNSAVIINNQLEPVGTRIFGPVARELRARRFMKIVSLAPEVV